From the genome of Nicotiana sylvestris chromosome 2, ASM39365v2, whole genome shotgun sequence, one region includes:
- the LOC104217403 gene encoding GTP-binding protein At3g49725, chloroplastic, whose protein sequence is MFRTIYHLRSSSTPKFSLPQALRLFSHFSISLPAQSIHLTVNPSPPFTEKSSFHSMSSISSSLLLQKHQDGSGDEFNTDPKSPPKLFVVQPRLRPDSILKPKLEEALNLANSLEEQRDGFYDTEFLDKQLPPHLVVQNPAARSTRADTFFGPGTVDNVKCHVNALESKEGIDAIFVNAILTGIQQRNLERAWGKPVLDRVGLIIEIFNAHAQTKEAKLQAELATLMYKKSRLVRLRGPGGRYAFGVAGEAEVVSARGRGSGGRGFISGAGETELQLQRRRILERRNQLLSEIKEVRRTRALQRAARRRHGGPDGQEIPTVAVVGYTNAGKSTLVSAVSDSYLYCDDRLFVTVDPKLRSVILPSGRKVLLSDTVGFISDLPTQLVEAFHATLEEVVEADLLVHVLDSSAPDLKEQREAVLQVLGKIGVSEHKLQNMIEVWNKIDLHEDFVGDGYCNEDEVSSWSDENNDVTSNKLCEEDLPDYETNENEDFEQSGKLEQVIDDQQGDYSDDWLVSGDEQDSWVDYNSSSVGCGSTEVQQNNHSKKSEVISSETQSVSESATATHVKTSALTGVGLQELLELFDERLKPQKTIEKNIFDRKWRPPRTEDSRIAVEQ, encoded by the exons ATGTTCAGAACAATTTATCACTTGCGATCTTCCTCAACCCCCAAATTTTCCCTTCCTCAAGCCCTACGCCTCTTCTCTCATTTCTCCATCTCTCTACCAGCTCAATCAATCCACTTGACCGTTAACCCATCACCACCGTTTACTGAAAAGTCTTCATTCCATTCTATGTCATCGATTAGTAGCTCGCTGCTTCTACAGAAGCATCAAGATGGGTCAGGAGATGAGTTCAATACGGACCCAAAGAGTCCTCCAAAGCTATTTGTTGTTCAGCCTCGGCTTCGGCCTGATTCTATTCTCAAGCCTAAGCTTGAGGAGGCACTGAACTTAGCAAATTCCCTTGAGGAGCAAAGAGATGGGTTCTATGATACTGAGTTCCTTGATAAACAACTGCCCCCTCATCTTGTCGTCCAAAACCCTGCTGCTCGGTCAACTCGCGCTG ATACGTTTTTCGGACCCGGAACTGTGGATAATGTTAAATGCCATGTAAATGCTCTGGAAAGTAAG GAAGGGATAGATGCCATTTTTGTAAATGCAATTCTCACTGGCATACAGCAGCGTAATTTAGAG CGGGCATGGGGTAAACCTGTTCTGGACCGCGTGGGCCTCATAATAGAGATTTTCAATGCGCATGCTCAGACAAAGGAAGCAAAACTACAG GCTGAGTTGGCTACACTTATGTACAAGAAAAGCCGTCTTGTTCGTTTACGTGGTCCTGGTGGACGTTATGCTTTTGGTGTAGCTGGAGAAGCTGAAGTAGTTAGTGCCAGAGG GAGAGGAAGTGGGGGACGTGGTTTCATTAGTGGTGCTGGAGAGACAGAATTGCAGCTTCAACGGCGAAG AATTTTAGAACGGAGGAATCAGTTGTTATCTGAAATTAAAGAGGTTCGTCGTACACGAGCGTTGCAACGCGCTGCTCGCAGAAGGCATGGAGGACCAGATGGTCAAGAAATTCCTACAGTTGCTGTTGTTGGTTACACAAATGCT GGGAAATCTACTTTAGTTAGTGCAGTCTCGGACAGTTATCTCTATTGCGATGATCG ATTGTTTGTCACAGTGGACCCCAAGTTAAGAAGTGTCATTCTCCCATCGGG AAGGAAAGTGCTGCTCAGTGATACTGTGGGATTCATATCGGATTTGCCAACACAG CTAGTAGAAGCCTTTCATGCAACATTGGAAGAAGTTGTTGAAGCTGACCTCCTTGTG CATGTGCTGGACTCAAGTGCACCTGATCTAAAGGAGCAGCGGGAAGCAGTGTTGCAAGTTCTTGGGAAGATAGGAGTCTCTGAGCATAAGCTCCAGAATATGATTGAAGTTTGGAATAAG aTTGATCTTCACGAGGATTTCGTTGGAGATGGTTATTGCAACGAGGATGAAGTTTCTAGCTGGTCAGACGAAAACAATGATGTAACATCCAATAAATTGTGTGAAGAGGATCTCCCTGATTATGAGACTAATGAAAATGAGGACTTTGAGCAATCAGGCAAGCTTGAACAGGTCATAGATGATCAACAAGGTGACTACTCTGATGACTGGTTGGTCTCAGGCGATGAACAAGATTCCTGGGTTGACTACAATAGTTCCTCGGTGGGCTGTGGGAGTACAGAGGTCCAGCAAAACAACCACTCTAAGAAGTCGGAGGTTATTAGTAGTGAAACCCAGTCCGTCTCTGAGTCTGCTACAGCTACACATGTCAAGACGTCTGCCTTAACAGGTGTTGGATTGCAAGAGTTGCTGGAGCTTTTTGATGAAAGATTGAAGCCCCAGAAAACCATAGAGAAGAATATCTTTGACCGCAAATGGAGACCACCACGCACAGAGGATAGCAGAATAGCTGTTGAACAATAG